The genomic DNA GGCTCATCCTCCGCCGAGCTGGTCCAGAGGCGGTGCTCGAGGTCCTCGATCACGGACCGGGGTTCCCGGCAGAGTTCCTCCCGCGTGCGTTCGAGCGCTTCAGCCGGTCCGACAACAGCCGAAACCGCGAGGGAGGCGGAACCGGTCTGGGCCTGGCGATCGTGAAGTCGTTGGCCGAAGCCCACGGGGGCAGCGCCAAGGCCGCGAACCGTCCCGGAGGCGGAGCTGTCGTATCCGTCGCGATTCCTGTCGACGGTGAGACTACGCCCTCCGCACCTGAGGACACCGTATTGGCAAGAGGAGACCGGTACGGGCAGGTGCCCTGAAGATTCGCTTTCGGAAAGTACACCGCTTGATGCCGGTCGATGATCAGAGCTTCCAAACTCGGCTTGCTCAGCCCGCAGCGAGCCCATCGACGCGAAGCCGCACGTCTAGCACTTCCGGACCGAGGGTCGAGGTGACAGATGGACTCTGTGGTTGGTGGTCATGCTGCTCGGTTCCTCCGGTGATTGTCGAGGACCTCGTGAGGTGTGCGCCCCGCCATGTAGTCGCCGTGGTTGCGCCGGCGATGGTGGTAGCCGACCAGCCACGCGTCGGCCTCGGCTTGGAGCTGGCGGATAGAGGAGAAGCGCCGGCGGTGGAAGGCGGGACGCCAGCACTCGTCGAGCATGGTGCCCTGGAAGCGCTCGACCACGGCGTTGTGGTTGGGGGAGCGCGGTGGGATGCGGCAGTGGCGCAGGCTCTTGGCCACGAGATGGGCCCGGAAGTCCGACGCCACGTACTCGGGGCCGCCGTCGGTGAGTACGGCCCGGACGGTGATGCCGTGGCGGCGGTAGTGCCGAAGCAAGCGGTCGACGAAGCGCACCGAGTGGGTGGCGTTGACCGGGCCGAGCACGATCGTCACGAAGGCCCAGCGGGTGAACACGTCGATGGCGGTGAGCTGGTACACCTTGCCCACGCCCTTCAGCTTGCCGATGTAGAAGCTGTCCAGGCACACGAGCTCGCCCGGACCCCCGCTGGCCAGACAGAAGCCGAAGGGCTCGTCGTCTCGGGCCGCCTCGGTGACCAGGCCCGTGGTGAGCGCGGCGATGGCTGCGGCCCGGGCCAGGCGGGCGGACCTGCGCCCGAGCCCGTGGGCCACGAGGCGCTTCTGCACCGTGGACTTGGCGATGGAGAAGCCCTGCTCAGCC from Acidimicrobiales bacterium includes the following:
- a CDS encoding sensor histidine kinase codes for the protein LILRRAGPEAVLEVLDHGPGFPAEFLPRAFERFSRSDNSRNREGGGTGLGLAIVKSLAEAHGGSAKAANRPGGGAVVSVAIPVDGETTPSAPEDTVLARGDRYGQVP
- a CDS encoding helix-turn-helix domain-containing protein; translated protein: MTPAEIIYQRRLAVLEHAQRTANVAETCRVFGISRTRYYEWKNRADRYGLDALMPKERRAPQMPDATPTHVIEALLTLAVLQPTLGCRRYADLLAEQGFSIAKSTVQKRLVAHGLGRRSARLARAAAIAALTTGLVTEAARDDEPFGFCLASGGPGELVCLDSFYIGKLKGVGKVYQLTAIDVFTRWAFVTIVLGPVNATHSVRFVDRLLRHYRRHGITVRAVLTDGGPEYVASDFRAHLVAKSLRHCRIPPRSPNHNAVVERFQGTMLDECWRPAFHRRRFSSIRQLQAEADAWLVGYHHRRRNHGDYMAGRTPHEVLDNHRRNRAA